Part of the Pseudoliparis swirei isolate HS2019 ecotype Mariana Trench chromosome 3, NWPU_hadal_v1, whole genome shotgun sequence genome, CTTGCGGTCCTGAATGTAAAGGGGGGAATGCTGAGCATCCGGGACGTACAGAAGAAAATTCAACACCGGGTTGGAAGATGCAGCGTTTGAGCCTTAAAATGAAATGCAAAAAGACAGTTACATATACATTCAAACATACagaaatgtgtgtacgtgtgtttgtttttttacccagTCTAGCCTCCACAGGGTTGATCACATGTGCCAGGCTGTCGGAGTGGAGTGTGTAGGCACCAAGGCTGCCGTCAAAGCGCGGGTTGACACCCAGCATGGCGTAGTACAAGGTCTGCGAGTAGAGATGTGTTCATTGACACGCAACGGCTGAGCGACCTGTAATTTGTAatcgtgcacatacacacacattacctgAGAGTCGATGCTAAAGTTGGCCACGGGCGCCAGTTTTGTAAGCATAGGTTGGATGTAGGTCTGCACGGCGCCCTCGATGTCCCAGTGCAGCCGGTGTGACTTTGGGTCAGGGTTCAGCAGACTGAATGTTATCTCATAACCTGAAGAGCAGGTGAGAATAAACAGTTAAAGTGTACCGACTGGAACAGAAACTAAATTGTTCCCCTCTATGCCCGGGCTGAAAAGACCGACCTGGGCTGGACTTAAAGGTTCTCATGCTGTCAGCGATGTCCTCCTTGTTTCCGGGGCTGAGACGGACTCTGTCGCTGAGGGCGGCGCTGATGTCGGTGTGGCTGAAAGACATCACCTGCAGCACCTGCTTGATCCGAGGCTCCAGGTGAGCCAGTAGTTGATCCAGTGTCTTGCCCACTTTCATCTGGGCACCGATGCGCAGCAGGGCTGTCCGCCGCTGTCCGACATACACGTCCATATCCTAAGAGGCACGAAGGTACAGATCGGTATATTATCTACAGCTTATCCAGAATCTCGCACAAGGACTCATacttctgtttaaccctcccgttaccttcaaatttactaacatcttttacctttTTTGACCACAGccgttaaaacctccagaaaatgattagaatgaatattgtttcataagtttaagtgtcaggtactttatgtttgtttgttgacgacctaaatagccctttaaacaaataaaagttgatatttcttatatattttacacagtgaaaaacagcctgggggtcaaattgaccccgaagaaCACTGATGcctacaagttgtgttcaggacactgaaaaaatatcatgtgaattttatgttttctcagttgtccccaataaattaggaaaagtcatgaaatatgaagaataaaaaatgatgtaaatcatttttttagagacattaaacattgaatggggtcaaattgaccccaaaggtaacaggagggttacaaaaTGTGCAGATAATACTGTATTTAGTCAGTTAGAAGTTAGCCTCTAAGAAGTAATGACGGGATAAATCGGATAGATTATAGAGAAACGGCTTCTAAATTCAGAAAAGATGACGTCCCCATTCATCATGATGTAAAACTACACACATACTTTCATTAGCTCTTTTATCATGTGAACAAATACAAACTAATGGAAGACAGAATATGAAAAAAGGACTATTAGTAGCCAACAAATAGTCtttagaagaacaaaaagaacattttaaacgCATAGTTTTCACCTCAGGCAGCAGTGAGGATGACTCTGGGATCACATACACAACCAAAGAGCCACACGGACTCTCGCTGAGTGTGTGCAGAGATAGATCGGCCtctaaataaaagaagaacgagggagaaagggagaaatTAATGACCTGTGAACTCAGACTGAGTTAACAAAAGAGCTGAAAGCAGAGAACATCTGACCTGCAGCAGTGGGCTGGTTCAGGCCGTCCTCCTCCATGATTGTAGCAGTGCGGTACTTCGTCTCATACCTGTACCTCAACGCTGTGTCCTCtggaaacaaaacacatttgaggCACGGGTTCCCGCGCAGTCTTCACAAGACAAAGCCAAGATGGCCTTAATAAATGAATCACCGTCTACTGCGTGTTCCTCGTCCTGCGTCCGTGTCAGTGGGATCTTCTTCTGCTGTTCCGGTGTCACCGTTCCACGAGCAAACACAACCTCCACGTCGGCGCTCAACTGCAGCTACACAAATATATCGACAAACGgtacacatgtatcacacattgGAGGATGAAACAAGATAACTATGTGTAATGAAAAGCATGAACTAACCTGCAGATTAGACAACTCGTTTATCTGACTGACGGGCAACCAGGCGCGGTACGTTTCGGTTGTTCGCCACCACAGAGGGGCTCCCACGAGGATGACCATGGCTGCGATGGACAGGGCAGCCAGATGGCCTCGCCTCTgctctgagagacagacagaagacaAAAGACGTAAGacttaagcgtctttgagtactatgaaaagcgctatagaaattgtatgtattattattattataaaccaCAGTGCCTCGGATTGTTGCCGCCTCAAAAGGAAGCCTCACAACCTTGGAGATACACTTGTATACAGGAAAATAATTTGTGTTTCGAGGAAGTAAAATGGCATTTTTTTGATAAaagacagggttcttacacatgttgaccaatggatttccatgactttaaactaaatttccataaccaaactgaaatctcggtataaacatgaacaattcagaaaatgttgcgtatcttgagcgtacgccggcttacattttgagcgtctttctttaaaaaacatattaattatttcaaactcggcgtaaatgaacatgtgattataacaaatttccatgacttttcccaaacttttatcatttaagttttttccatgacttttccaggttttccatgaccgtaagaaccctgaaAGAGGTCAGTCAGatgagcctgaaggcatcactgGACATAAATAATTTTGTTGTCAACTGTCAGTTTGTTATAGTAAAGCCACTGTGACCAAATTATCAAATCAATGCATAGGACTGATGTATGGCAATAAGGTTGttttttatatagttatatcATGATTGCAGGTTTGTCCACTGATTTAACAATACGTCTACATATCTGATTATTGCATAAATGACTGACTTAGCTAGCTACATGCGAGATAACTAAAGACTTTATTGAAGTATTAAGACGCAAATGTGTAGAAGTTAAATAACTGAATGACCAGTTTTGGTTTTTAACACGAGAAAGATACAACATTGAGAATTCGTAACCTACAAAGTTGTTGTTAATAgtgaaataaaacatattaGGAATACAGACGACACATAGTAATAGTTTAGGGAGAGGGCATCATTGCTGCTACAGCGGCTAGCTACACGTTTACTAGCTTCAGAGGGTCTGCGCGTGGCAGCCTCCTCGTGCGTGAGTCACTTCGACCGTTGGGCGTGTGAAAAACGCTCCGACCAACAGCTGTAAACTGGTTTAAATTCGGCCTCTGTGaaggaaggaaataaagaaaacaccATTCGGTTAAGAAGCTACTCACCCACTTCCGTGGTAGCCATTTCTGTCACTGAACTGGGTGGGTGCGTTTGTTATATGGAAGCATCCAGTCAAAACGTCACGTGACCGAGAATAAGAACCAAGCGGGCGGTTCCGTGTGGTTCCTTTCGGTGTGGTATAACAACGTTGAGTCGTGATCCAGATACATGGCCTTCGTATAAACAGTCCAATACATAGccacaatttaatttaattgagttaatattgtaataaataacatttattttggtcGTTAAACACGAAGAGAAGGCGAGAGGGCAGTCAGTAACTATCAGCTCACACGGTGAGAATTTTAAACGCACCAATGTGAAACATTTGCAACCAGCGCCCTCTTGTGGTGACTTAAATAAACACACCTGTTTGCCCATAAAAACAAATCTGACCAGAAAAAAACCTAACTTGACGTCACTTACTTGTTTATGATCAAGTCTACATACATTTTGAGGATTAATAATAATGGTGACAAATATTTAGCTGTCCTGAGTTCAGGATTACGTATTTATTGTTGAGgacatttatttactttttaaacttaaatttatattattttaaaacaggGCTGTTTTCCTGAGCTCATGAAAAATTGACTTTCTAGGGAAGCGTGTTTTGCACAGGGCAGCTAGACTACAAACatcttatattcatatataacatGATGTATTACTGTAGATTAAACCACCTATAAGTGTATAAAGTAGTTGAAATTAACACAACCATAAACTTCTACAGCATAAAAATGCTCCATTCACTAATGTaccagaaaaaacaacaatagtAAAAGTGGATTATTGCTTTTACTTATGTAATCTTATTACTTCTCCCACCACTGATTCCCTAACTGGAAGTAAATAGGCTGGATGAACATGACATATATAACACCATATAATGTAATACAAGAAGGCTTTTGCATCACTGTTGTGACTAGTGCATCTAAAGATAACATTTTGGCATAAACTTCATAAGAATAGAGTCAATAatgtaacacaaacacattttggctagtttttttagtttatttttctcCACTATTTGACACACAAAGTGATCCAAGAACAATattgacatcacacacatcacagtaaTCCAGCACAGCAGGTGATTGATTTCCCCCGCTGCTAACCCCACGAAGTGGTCCACATTATATCAATAGAAACCATCTCATCTCCCGTAGGGGCGGGCTGGAGGGAAtcagggggagtgggggggtgaCAGACACAAAGCATCACATAATATCGACAGCTTCACACAACTGAGAACATCGTTGCTGTATGTGATTTAACGGTAACGTTATACTGAGAATAGACACACAGGATGTTTTGTGATTAGTGGTGATGAGAGTGTGAACAGAAAAGATTAAGATGAATCCCGGTGAGGGTTTGCAGACCTCTGCTGGAGCTACGGCTTTTCTGAAAGTACGACCAACTCCCTCTGAGAAGTCAAAGTCTTCCCGCTGTCCGTCTCGTTGTCCCTTCATGGTTATGACGATGCCTCGAATAATCTGTTGGTCCCACTGTCCTACAGGATGTTAGTAGAGCGCTTTGAGGCCGATACTGCGTTTTGACAGAAGCgaaacaccgacacacacacacacacctccctccttGGGAGTGGGTTCAAGATTCCTCAGTTGGGGGAGAAAAGCAAGACGGGAGCGGTTAAGAGTTAAGAGGCGTGAATTGAATCCTGATTATCGTGCTCTACTGTTCAAATTTCACAGCCTCCTTTCTACTCTGACATGATAGTTTTCCGCGTCAGTCATAAATTGTTTCAAAGTAGTTGAGTTCGTTTtggttatacatatacatatatatatattttttaaagaacctgTTGCCTTTAGTATGGTagtttcacatgttttttaaaaatactctTCTAATTATGTAATTTGTATTAACTCTATGACGACTCTAAAGTACAGCAGACAGCGCAGACCTGTGGCCGATGGAGGAGTGAGGGGGGGTAGCAGAGCAGATATAAGACGATGTAACGACACCACGGTTCAACGCGGCAGATGTTTAATAGGCGTGATTCTCCACGTAGAGGGATTGCCCCGCGGCGGCGTCGCTTCCAGAAGACTCGTACTTGCCGAGCGCAGCCAGACTGTTCGCCtgaaagagagggaaaagaagGTCTATTAACATCATCATACAAATGAAGTTTTTAGTATCATTTCTCACAGCTcgcggggtttttttttatccGACCTCTGCGCGTTTGATGAACTCCTCGGCGGCGGCGTTCTCGTTGCTCAGCTCTCCTCTCCACGCGTTCAGGGCGGAGGCCTGCAGGGCGCGGCCGAAGGAGAAGGTCAGGGCCCAGGGCTTGGCGAGGGGACAGTTGTTGATGGCGTTAAGGTTCACGCTGGCCTCCTCTTCAGACTGGCCTCCTGACAAGAATGTCACTcctgagaagaagaaaggaaatatGGACGTTATTTATCTTCTCATGCCCGATTACAGAAGATATTGAAGCCTTTAAACTCTGTAAATGGAAAGAATCTGGCTTTCCAACTATCGGAGGGTAGGGCACGTTATGAATCTTGAAATATATCAATGCATTATCTTGCATTAGATTATGAGGTGATGCTTTCTTTTATTGGTCCGTAAATCCCACATAATGCTCTAATAATTTCTCATGGAACTTACCAGAAAGGGCTGTATTGTAATTGGCCACATGTTGGTATTTGGTCACATTTAATATTCTATGGcctactttttatcttttttgtgtctttattttttaaatttgttttattgctctttttaactgttgacatgttttggcccctgttattgacaaattgttttatttgactACTGTAACTGCAatatgtgacactttgtctgtgataagtgcaaaataaataaacttgacttacttacttactaatTATACGTAAAATGGAGGCATCATTCGACTGGTATGCATCCAATTATTTATTCCAATTatgagctaagctaagctaacacacCCTTAAGTCGTAGCCCAGCAGGTCAGTTCTACACACAAGCAGACAATTAAATTAATACGGAACAATTCCCagcaataaattaataataaataaatatttactttaattaAAACTGTTTTTGAACATACTGCagctaaataaaaaacacaaagtaatatagctataaataatataaatagtcTCAGGAATGGATCTCTATTTCACTTAATAATTTCCaggaaaatatatacattttagttACATCTATCCGTCTCTGACCTGTGACTGCAGGGGGCACGGTGCGGCGCAGGGCGGTGACGGTTGCCATGGCGATTTCCTCTCCGCTGTACTTGGTGGAGCAGCCGTGTCCGGCGGTGACCATGTTGGGCTTCAGCAGAGTTCCTTCCAGGTACACGTGGTGGTCGGACAGAGCCTTGTACACGGCAGCCAGGACCTAGAGAGCAGGGGAGAGACGCAGGTATGTCGGACAgagactttacacacacacatatatttatatatatgtgtgtgtgtacagggatcAGTATATTCACCTTCTCGCTGACATACTGGCAGCGCTTCAGGTCATGGTCTCCGTCAGGAAGGATCTCAGGCTCCACAATGGGAACAATACCATTCTAGGAGACATTATGAAGTGTATATGATATTTCATTATATTGAAAtacttacattacatgtcatttagctgacgcttttatccaaagcgacttataagtgaattcaaccataagaacaaactcagaacaacaaaaatcaagaaagtaaaaccaaataacaaaaataccatcagtaccataagtaataccattagtaatactatgagtaataccataagtaataacataagtattACCATGAGttatactatgagtaataccataagtagtactataagtaatactagaagtaatactataagtaataccattagtaataccattagtaataccataagtaatactataagtaatactataagtaataccataagtaataccataagtaatactctaagtaataccataagtagtactataagtaatactataattaatactacaagtaataccattagtaataccataagtaatactctaagtaataccataagtagtactATAAGtagtactataagtaataccataagtaatatcataagtaagtCGTATTAAAGTGCCACTGAAtcagtttttattcaaggtaaagtcggtaaagatgtgtttttagtttccggttgAAGATGTTTGAGACTTTCAAAGCAAAACTCTAAatcttatataaatataagattGCGTTCCAGTGTTCATGAGTGTCCTCAagtcccctcatgtgatccCAAAGGAATAAACCCCTCAGTCATCTCACACCAACCTGCTGGCAGATGCTGGCATATCGTGCCAGAACGTTGGCGTTCTCTAGGATGGCGAGCTCGGACGGCGTGGTGTCGGTGATCTTCAGCACGGAGCGCCACTTGGCGAAGTCGGCCCCGTCCTTCTTGTACTGCGCACAGCGCTCAGAGAGCCCGTCCAGACCTGCACAGAACCCTCCATCAGACACGCGGCAACGGGGCCTTTACGGCaacgttgttttgttgttgtttacgtacCCTGAGTGGTGGTCTCTCCGTTGGTTCCGGCGAGGGGAACGACACCTTTGTCCACCTGGTCGGAGGGGAATCAGACATAATGTTGGAAATCATGTCGTGCGTGTGATGTCGTGTTCTCAGGACTTCCTGATGCTCACTTTCCCAAATAACAGAGAGGAAATGGGGGAAAAGGGCTTTTGTGTATTCTGCACCCTCGTCCTGGAAAAGGTTGCAGAATATTATAAAACTCAAAGAACTGATACCACTGActgcttttaaatatgaaatgaaagaaacgggcgactgtgtgtcagtggttagcagatccgtctttcaatcggggggttggtggtttAATCCCCGCCCGAGTTGATGTGTCCACGGGGTCTGAATGGAACGTGAttataagtctctttggataaaagaacGGCTAAAAATGACATGTAAAATAGAGGCAgtttcccaaaaatgtcaatgtttcttcaATTAACTGTGTGAAGTCACTTGTCTTTTAacttttaggtttttttaacttcttgttctgtgttttttttctttgtaactacgtgtttctcATGTCGTTGCCagtcttgtccaggtcaccctagaaaaatagatttttttaatctcaacgggtttcacctggttaaataatcACTTTAAAGTCCTCACGTGACTTTTCCTGACCGTAGACCCTGAACGCCCTTTCACccagtggctcctcacagcctgatctggagtgtgtttgtgtgtgtttcaacagGCCGACGGGGAGTCTGTGTTTTCACATACACATCAGAGTCTTTCTGGTTTTACCAGCCAAACAAACCAGAATGTTCCTGACTGCTGAGCTGAAATACGTGGATGATTTAGGAGAAATTAAACCCTCTATTTCCAAAATGTAAGGTTTAACTGACTGGTGACTACAGATGTAAATGAGCTGTAGAtacaatctggtacagagcatcacatggtgacatttatgttttaactgtaccttttaaataaag contains:
- the pigs gene encoding GPI transamidase component PIG-S, producing the protein MVILVGAPLWWRTTETYRAWLPVSQINELSNLQLQLSADVEVVFARGTVTPEQQKKIPLTRTQDEEHAVDEDTALRYRYETKYRTATIMEEDGLNQPTAAEADLSLHTLSESPCGSLVVYVIPESSSLLPEDMDVYVGQRRTALLRIGAQMKVGKTLDQLLAHLEPRIKQVLQVMSFSHTDISAALSDRVRLSPGNKEDIADSMRTFKSSPGYEITFSLLNPDPKSHRLHWDIEGAVQTYIQPMLTKLAPVANFSIDSQTLYYAMLGVNPRFDGSLGAYTLHSDSLAHVINPVEARLGSNAASSNPVLNFLLYVPDAQHSPLYIQDRKKREVPSNAFHSPRWGGIMVYNVNSFYGPEVVFPVDVNINMAKVMGVFLAQLRLLLGVQSSTAPSGFMVAPCGSNGLADWELDRLMWSRSVENVATATTTITSLAQLLDQIGNIVINDNIAEQVSSAVTSVQLAVAELEAGNLRFALQYSKEAILASERAFFDPSLLHLLYFPDDQKFAIYIPLFLPMCVPILLSLLKIVLDARQKRREKQAKKD
- the aldocb gene encoding fructose-bisphosphate aldolase C-B, whose amino-acid sequence is MTHQYPALTPEQKKELQDIAERIVAPGKGILAADESTGSMGKRLNPIGVENTEENRRRYRQLLFTADKRIDDCIGGVIFFHETLYQNTDDGTNFSQLIRDRDMVVGIKVDKGVVPLAGTNGETTTQGLDGLSERCAQYKKDGADFAKWRSVLKITDTTPSELAILENANVLARYASICQQNGIVPIVEPEILPDGDHDLKRCQYVSEKVLAAVYKALSDHHVYLEGTLLKPNMVTAGHGCSTKYSGEEIAMATVTALRRTVPPAVTGVTFLSGGQSEEEASVNLNAINNCPLAKPWALTFSFGRALQASALNAWRGELSNENAAAEEFIKRAEANSLAALGKYESSGSDAAAGQSLYVENHAY